Below is a window of Halolamina sp. CBA1230 DNA.
GAACCGCCCCGGGATCAGCGAGTACGCCCGCGTGTCGTCGGCGATGTCGCCCAGCTCCTCGTGGCTCTCGTCCTGGTAGGAGAGCCAGCCCTCCTGCTCCAGCCACTCGTTGAAGTGGACCTCGTAGTCGAGGCTGGTGAACCCGTGGTCGGAGGCGACCACGAGCGTCACGTCCTCGGGGAGGCGCTCTCGGATCTTGCCGACGTACTCGTCGACCTGCCGGTAGAACTCCATGAACGCCTCCTTCTCGGGGCCGTCGCGCTCGTAATCCTCGAACAGGAAGTGGTTGACCCGGTCGGTCGTCATGAACACGCCGAAGAAGAGGTCCCAGTCGTCCTGGTCGAGGTAGTGCTGGAACGCCTCGTAGCGCTTGTCGAGCGTCTCGTGGGCGTCCTCCATGAACGCCGACTTGTCGTCGTCGTGGCCCTGCTTCACGTCGGCGTCGATCTTGTAGTCGATCGACTCCAGATACTCCCGGAGCTCGTCGGGGTAGGCGGCCTTCTCGACGCTCGGCGAGAGGAAGCCCGACACCATGCGCTGGACGTTGCGCTGGGGCGGGAACGTCACGGGGACGTTCATCACCGTCGCGTCGCGGCCGTCGTTGGCGACGCGATCCCAGAGCCGGGTGGCCTGCACGTCACGGCCCATCGGGACGTACGTGTCGTACGTGCCGATCTCGCGGTCCTGAAAGCCGTAGACGCCGGTCTCGCCCGGGTTCACGCCCGTCGTGAGCGAGGGCCAGCAGGCGCTGGACTCCGGCGGGACGATACTGTCGATCGGGCCGGCGCTCCCCTCCTCGGCGAGCGAGGCGAAGTTCGGGAACTCGTCGGGGTGGTCGTCGAGCAGACTGAACGGCACGCCGTCGATACCGAGAAAGACGACCCGGGGGTCGCTCTCGCCCCGGAGTCGGTCGAACAGTCCCATACCCCGTCGTACCGTCGAACACCTTAAGAAGCTTCCCTCTACACTGGCGGATTGAGCTCCCTGATCGGCGCGGCCAGCATCGCCCTGCCGGGTGTGGCATGGGGGCACAAGACTTACCTAGATACGTGGTATACAATAGCATGCATGGCGACGTCAGAGCAGCACTCCGCCGACGAACTGTTCGACGAGTTCCTCGAAGACCGCGGCCACGAGACACGGGGATGGGAGGAGTCCTATAACAAGAAACAGTGTCCGGACTGCGGCGGCCTTCACGAGTCCAGCGCGGTGGAGTGTTCGGTCTGCGGCTGGCGGCCCTAAGATCGTCCCGCCCGGACGGGCGGGATCTCTCTCGTTTTTTCGGAAAGAAGCAGTTAGGCAGCTATAGCTGTTCGGCCAGCCACTCGAGGTTCATCACGGCCGCCGAGAGCAACACGCCGACGATCGACGTGAGCACGAGGAACGCGGAGACGACGCTGACCATCGGCGTGAGCGAGGACTGCAGCGACGTCCACGCGAGCACGGGGACGGTCTTCACCTCGAAGGACTTCAGGAACAGCGCCATGATGAACTCTTGGAGGCTGACGATGAAGGCCACGACCGCGGAGATCGCGACGCCGCTGCGGACGTTCGGCAGGATGACGTGGTAGAACACGCGCGTGGGGCGCGCGCCGAGGTCCGTGCCGGCGTCCCGGAGGTTCCAGTCGAAGCGCGCGAACACCGACTGCATGATGAAGAACACGAGCGGCGTCGCCCAGAGCGTGTGCGCGACGACGATGTTCACGTAGCTGTTCGTGATCCCGATCCGGTTGAAGTAGATGAGCAGCGTGAGCCCGAGCACGACCGGCGGGATGAGCAGCGGCAGCAGGACGATCGGCGGGAGCAGCTTCGCGGCCCGGGAGTCCGAGCGCTGGACGGCCAGCGACCCCGTGACGCCGAGCACGGTCGCGAGCAGCGAGGCGCCGACGCCGATGGCGAGGCTGTCCCGGACGGCGCCGAGCCACTCCTCGCTCCCGAAGAACCGCGCGTACCACTCGAGGGTGTACCCGCTCGGCGGGAACGTCAGGTACGACGACTGCTGGAACGACGTCACGAAGACGACGACGATCGGCAGCATGAGCAGCGCGAACACCAGCCAGTAGCCCGCCCGGAACAGCGCGTCCTCGACGCGCTCGCGGGGGATGCTGGCCTCAGACATCCTGAACACCCCCGACGGAGCCGGTGAGCAGCCGGATCACGGCGAGCGTCGCCGCGAGCATCGCGGCCAGCATCAGGATCGAGAACGCCGCGCCGAGCGGCCAGTTGAAGTTCGTGAGCATGAGGTTCCCGATCTCCATGGCGAACGTCGTCTGCTCGCCCGTCCCGAGCTGGGAGGGCGCGGCGTACGCGCCGACGCTCCACGCGAAGGAGACGACGGTCGCGACGGCGACCCCGGGGAGCACCTCGGGGAGGACGACCTCGAAGAACGACCGCGGGCGGGACGCGCCGAGGTCACGCGCGGCCTCCACGATGTCCCAGTCGAGCGTGGAGAGCACGCTGTAGATCGAGAGGACAGCGTACGGGAACACGATGTACACCTGGCCGACGACCGTGCCGAACAGCGAGGGCGCGAACTGGATCCGTCCCCCGATCAGCCCGACCGAGAGCAGGATGTCGTTGAGAACGCCGTTCGGCGCGAGCAGCGGCCGCCACGCGTACGTCTTCACGACCAGCGTCGTCAGCAGCGGGAGGATCACCGAGAACAGCAGTATCGACTTCGTCAGCCCCTCGGCGCGGTAGGCGGCGTACGCGTAGAACAGCCCGAGCAGTACCGCCGTTACGGTCGCGATGACGCCGAGCTTGAACGAGAACAGGATGATCTGGTGGTAGAGGTTCGAAGCGAGGATATCCCCGTAGGCGGCGAGCGTCCAGCCGCTCTCGTAGAACCCGGTCTCGGGCTGGGTGTTGAAGCTCATCCGGACGAGGATGAGGAACGGCACGACGAAAAAGACCAGCTCGAACGCCGCGATCGGCGCGAGCAGGAACACCGTCGTGGAGTCCTGGCTCTTGATGCGTTCCCCGACCCACCGGAACATCGACTCGTCGGAGAGCGCGTTCATCACGTCCCACCCCGTCCGAGGCGTTTACCCTCCGAGAAGACCAGCAGGTCCGCGGGGTCCCAGGAGACGACGACGGGGTCGCCGACTTCGAGGTCCGTGTCGTCGCCGACGCTCTGCTCGAAGAACACGCTCGTCTCCCCGATCTCGACGTAGAACCGGACCGACGAGCCGCGGTAGAGGACGTCCGTGATGCTGCCCTCGAGTGCGCTCGTGACGTCCTCGGGCGCGGCGGCTTCGACCGACTGACCGCCGTCGGCGGCGAGTCGGGAGACGTCGAACTCCTCGGGGCGGAACGAGATGGTGAGCGGGTCGCCCGGCGAGACGTCGCCGTTCGGCGTCGGCACCTCGATCTCCTCGTCGAACTCGGTGGCGGCGACGATCCCCCCGTCGATCTCCTCCTCGACGGTCGCGTCCACGAGGTTGGTGTCGCCGAGGAACTCCTCGACGAACAGGCTCACGGGGTCGTCGTAGATCTCGCGGGGCTCGCCGACCTGCTCGATCTCGCCGTCGTTCATGATGGCGATGCTGTCCGCGAGCGTGAACGCCTCGTTCTGGTCGTGCGTGACGTGGACGAACGTCGTCTCGACGCCGTCGTGGATGTTCCGTAGCTCGAGCTGCATCTGCTCGCGGAGCCGCTTGTCGAGGTTCGACAGCGGCTCGTCGAGCAGGAGGACGTCCGGTTCGATCGCCAGCGAGCGCGCGAGCGCGACGCGCTGTTTCTGGCCGCCGGAGAGGTCGCCGGGGTCGGCGTCCTCGAACTCGCTCATCTCGACGACTTCGAGGACGTCGCGGGCGCGCTCGACGCGCTCGTCCTCGCTGACGCCGTCCATCTTCAGGCCGAACGCGACGTTCTCCAGGACGTTCTTCTGCGGGAACAGCGCCCACGACTGGAACACCATCGACGTGTCCCGTTCGTACGCCGGCTGGTCGGTGACGCGATCGTCGCCGATGTGAACGTCGCCGGAGGTCGGCGTCTCGAGACCGCCGAGCATCCGGAGGGTCGTGGACTTCCCACAGCCCGACGGGCCGAGCAGGCAGAGCAGCTCCCCGTCGTCGACGTCGAGCTCGAGGTCGTCCACTGCGGTCAGATCGCCGTACTCCTTGGTCAGATCCGCGAGGGTTACAGAGGCCATCGCCTTACTGGGTCTTCATCCGTTTGAACTTGGTCGAGAACTTCTCCGAGTAGGGGGCGACCTTGTCCCACTGCGGGATCGACCACTGTTCGGCTTCCTCGGCGTCGGTCGGGAGGTACTGGGCGAGGTCGTCCGGGTACGACATGTCGGCGTTCGTGAAGAACAGCGGGTGGTCCTCGGCCCACTTGCTCTGGACCTCGGCGTCGAGGAGCATGTTGATGAACTCCTCGCCGAGCTGGCGCTTGTCCGTGCCGCGGACGACCGCCCAGTTGTTCATCCAGCCCGCGTTGGCGTCGGGCATCGAGAACTCGACGTTCTCGTGGCTGTCCATGTCGTAGTACACCTGGTCGAAGTACCACTGGGCGGCGTCGATGGTGCCGTTCCGGAACTGCTCCCAGATGTCGGTCCCGGAGGTCGCCCAGCCCTGGATGGGCCAGCTCTCGAGCGTGTTCAGGAGCTCCTCGTGGTACTGTTCCTGGTACAGTTCGCGCGCGCCGGGCGCGGCGTCCGTGCCGACGCCGGCGCCGAGCAGCGGGTAGATCCAGAACCCGGAGTCGACGCCGACGCCGCGGGACTGCTGGACGGTGGAGCTGGTGAAGTCGCTCCACGTCTCCACGGGCTCCTCGAGCTCCGTGTTGTAGAGGATGCTGAGCGGCGCGCCGTCGACGGGGGCGCCGTGGGAGTGGGGTCGGATGTCCTTGTAGTGCTGGATGACGTTGTCGATGTTCGGGATGTTCTCCTCGTACCGGAGCTCCTCGAACAGCCCCTGTGTTCGGCCGTTGTAGTAGATGGGCTCACACGCGACGGTCACGTCGAACGGTGGGTCGTCGGGGGGCGCGGACTTGATCTTCGCGAGCAGCGAGTTCCACCCGGAGACCAGCTCGAGTTCGGCGTCGAACCGCGACTCGAAGATCGGCCGGATGGCTTTCTCGAAGCGCTCGATGTAGTTGCCGCTCCAGACCGGGACCCGGAGCGTCGGCGGTCCGCCGGTTCCACCGAGCACTCCCCCACAGCCGGCGAGCGCGGTGGCGCCCGCAGTGCCGGCCGCGCCGAGGAACGCCCGGCGGGTCGCAGAGCTGTGTCCAGTGTCTCGCGTCGCCTTCGCATCGTCCAGGCTATCGCCTGACATACCCGGCGCCAAACAGGGTGTGACATAAAACAGTGATGGCCTAGGGAAACATTATGAGAGTCCACAACAAGGAATTTCGAAGGTTCGTACTGACGCGATCGCGTGACGCCAACGGTGGTGTAACGAGGCAGCAGGGGCGCGACGCCGGCGAGACCGGCCTGCCGTTCCCCAAGGAGGGTGAACGCCGATCGTCGTCGCCCGCGTTCGAACGACCTCGGGGGACCTCCCATCGGCCCGGACACCCGCCCCTCGCCCTCTCTCGCGAACCCACTCCCTTATGGGGGACCGGCCCATGTAACCTCCAATGACCGACACGGACGCTCGCGTCACCCGCCTGTTCGGTGGGCCGGGGAGCGGGAAGACGACCGCCCTCCTCGACCGCGTCGAGGAACTGCTCGAGGACGACGGTGTCACCGTCAGGGACGTGCTCGTGGTCTCCTACACGCGCGCAGCCGCCGCCGAGATCCGCGAACGCCTCGCCGAGCGCCTCGACACGACGCCCCGAGCGCTGCAGGGGAACGTCTGTACGATGCACGCGAAGGCGTACGAACTGCTCGACCTCTCGCGGGGCGACGTGGTCGGCGAGAGCGACAAGGAGGAGTTCTGCGAGGATTTCGGCGTCGAGTACGAGGACGAGAAATCCGGCGCCGGCCGTCGGACCGCACGATCGACGACACTGGGCAACAAGGTGATCGCCACCTCGCAGTGGCTCCAGCGAACCGACCGCGAGGTCGCCGACTGGTACGACGTGCCGTTCAAGTGGGACGTCGAGGAGGTCCGCCTCCCGCCGGAGATCGACCCCAACGCCCAGGAGGGGAACAAGTACACGCCGACGTGGCCCTCCGACGACGACCGGCTCGACGTGCCCGAGGCGATCCGCGGCTGGCGCAGCTACAAGGGCGAGCACGACGTTATCGGCTTCGCCGACATGCTCGAACGCGTCGCCCAGCGCTCGCTCCAGCCCGACGTCGACTACCTGATCATCGACGAGTTCCAGGACATCACCACCCTCCAGTCGAAAGTGTACGAGGAGTGGAAACCCCACCTGGAGAAGGCGCTGATCGCCGGCGACGACGATCAGGTGGTGTACGCCTGGCAGGGCGCCGACCCCGACCTGCTGCTCGACGAGGCGGTCGACGAGGACGTCGTCCTCCCGAACTCCTACCGGCTCCCCTCACGCGTGCTCAACGTCGTGAACAAGGAGATCCGCCACATCGACAAACGCCAGGAGAAGGATCTCCGGCCGCGGAAGGAGGGCGGCACCGTCGAGGCCGCCGAGTCGCCGTCGATGCTCGAACTCGTCCGGAACGTCCGGCACACGATCGAGCGGGAGAACTCCCGCGAGGACGGCGACGGGAGCGTGATGCTGCTGTTCCGGGCGCGCTACCAGATGTTCGACTTCGTCGACGAGTTCATCGACGAGGGGATGCCCTTCTCCTCGCTGACGGACCAGCGGCTCTGGACCGACCGACTGACAGACTACGTGCGGGCGATCGAGTCCGTCGACGCTGGCGAGCGCCTCACCGCGCTCCAGGCCCGGCGGCTGGCGGACATCCTCCAGGAGTCGGCGTTCGGCAGCGGCGAGCGCGACGACCTGTACGACCTGATCGACGAGGTGGAGGAGCGGGCCGCCGAGGACGACCTCGCGTCGATCCCGGTCGCGCCCGACGCCGTCGAGGACGCGGTGCCGTTCATGCCCGGCCCCCGAAGCGCCGCGGACATGGCTCGGAAGATCACCTCGTTCCAGCGCAAGTCGATGAAGGCGTACTTCGAGGGCGACTACGCGGGGATGGACCCCGACCGCGTCCGCGTCGGCACCATCCACTCCGCGAAGGGTCGCGAGGCCGACCACGTGTTCGTCGCGACCGACCTGACCGAGAAGGTGGTCGAGCAGATGGCGGCCCAGGCCGACCAGGAGGGGATCGACCTGCCGGGTGACGAGGAGTTCACCAAGACGACCGACCCCGTGCCGCTGCTGACGGACAACGAGCGCCGCGTGTTCTACGTCGGGATGTCCCGCGCCCGCGAGCGCCTCGTGCTGATGGAGAACCTCGTCACCGGCGCGCCGACGCTGCCGATCAGCGTCGTGCTGTTCAACGAACTCCGGGAGGAGCCCCCCGCGGAGCTGATCGACGAGGTGCAGGAGTCGCTGGAGGCGCCCGAACCGGAGCCGTGAGTCCGGCGCTCGCGCCCGGGGCGCCCGAACTCGCTCCGGACTACCCCACCGCCCCCGGGACCGACCTCTCGCCGATCGTCGACGCCGTCGCTGAGCGCGACGCCGCGGGGTTCGTCGCCGTCGGCGACCGCTTCGACGGCGACCTGCGGTACCTCTCACGGTTCGGCGGCCCCGACCGCGCGTACGCCGTCGTCGTCACGCCCGACAGCGCCGTCCTCACCGCGCCCGCGCTGTTCGACGAGCAGGCCGAACGCGAGTTCGTCGACGGCGCACCGGACGACGGCGTCGCTCGCGAGGTCCGAACCGGGAATCAGGGCGACCCCGCGGGCGTCCGCGCGGCCGCGGCGCTTGACGACCTCCGCGAGGGAGAGACCGTACTCACGCCCGCGAGCATCCCCCACGACGCCGCGCTCTACCTCGAAGACGCCGGCTACAAGCCCGAATCAACGACGGTCGTCGCCGACGCCCGCGAACGGAAAACCGAGGCCGAACTCGCCTGTCTGCGCCGGGTGCAGGCGGTCACTTGCCGCGGGATGGCTCGCGCCGAGGCAGTGCTCGCGAGCGCGGAACCGGACGGCGACGACCTACTGTTCGAGGGTGAGCCGCTCACCACCGAGCGCCTGCGCCGCGAGGTCGACGCGGAGCTGGCCCGCCACGGCGTCCGGAGCGCCGGGAACACCGTTATCGGCGCTGGCCCAACCGCGGCGGACCTCCACTACACCGGGATCGACCACGTCGCGCCCGGGGAGACGGTGCTGCTCGACGTCTCCCCACGCGGCCCCCACGGCTACTACGGCGACCTCACGCGGACGTTCGCCGTCGACAGCGACGGCGGCTGGGAACGCCGCGCGTTCGTCGCGGTCGAGCAGGCCCACGAGACCGCGCTTGAGCACGTCGAAGCGGGCGTCACCGCCGGGACGGTCCACGAGGAGGCCGCCGCCGAACTCACCGCTCACGGGTTCCGGATCGACTCCGCGGAAGTCGGCTTCACGCACGGTGTGGGCCACGGCGTCGGCGTGAGCCTCCACGAGGGTCCGTCGCTGCGTGCCGACACGCCGCTCGAAGTAGGCAACGTGGTCACGATCGAACCCGGCGTCTACGACCCCGATATCGGCGGCGTCCGTATCGAGGATCTCGTCGCCGTCACCGAGAACGGTGCCGAACGGCTGGCGACCTACCCGGTTCGGTTCACGCCGGCGGCGCCCGAGTAACGCGCCCCGACTTTTTGGCGGAGAGCGGGACCAGCCAGACCGTGGTCTGAACGGGACCGTAGGGCGGCCGAGGCGGGAGTACGGCGCACCCCCTGCGGCGTCGTCGGACGACGTCCGACTGCCAGCCCCTCGTCAGCGTCGACCGCGCGCGCCGTCTGTTCGCCACGGTCGGCAGCGGCGGCTCTCTCGTCGTGATAGCGGCGGCTCCCTCGCCGACTCACTCCTCCTCGTCCTCGGGATCCTCGACGACGCCCTCGACCGCCCGCTCGGCGGCCATCCCCGGCAGGTCGCCGGGCGTGGTCAGGTACTTGGGGAGCAGCACCATCAGCGCCGCGACCGCGAGGAACGCGCCGCCCACGACGGTCTCACCCCCGAGCAGTCGCTCGACCGCGTAGATCCCCAGCGGGATCGCGAACACGAGGCTGCCCGCGATACCCACGGTCTCCAGCAGTCCCAGTCGCATCGCTCCCGCGTAGGCGGTCGGCGGGCAAAACCCTCCCGCCACAGAACTGAGAGTGGAAACGCTCTTGAGACGCGACCGCGGAGATCCGGGCGTGTTCACCGGCATCGTCGAGCGGACGGGCGAGATCACCGACGTGACCGAGACCGAGGACGGGCGCCGTCTCACGGTCGCGGCGTCGGGGCTGGACGACCTCCACCACGGGCAGTCGATCAGCGTCAGCGGCGTCTGTCTCACCGTCGAGGCGTTCGACCAGGGGGATGGCTGGTTCGAAGTGTTCCTCGCGAGCGAGACGGTCGAGAAGACGTATCTCGGCGCGGTCGGCGTCGGCGACTCGGTCAACGTCGAGCGCGCGCTCCCGGCGGACGGCCGCTTCGACGGCCACGTCGTGCAGGGCCACGTCGACACCACCGCGACGGTCGAAGCGATCGAGCGGGTGGGCGAGGACTGGCGCTACACGTTCTCGCTGCCCGAGGCTGTCAGCCAGTACGTCGTCTCGAAGGGGGCGATCACGGTCGACGGGATCAGTCTCACCGTCGCCGAACGAGACGAGAGCTCCTTCGAGGTGGCGATCATCCCCGCGACCCGGGAGATCACGACGCTGTCGGAGAAAGCGGAGGGCGATCCGGTCCACCTGGAGGTCGACGTGGTGGCGAAGTACGTCGAACGGATGACGCAGGGCTACCAGTGAGGCTCGCTCAGTCGGCCTGGCCGGAACAGGCTTCGGCGCCGCCGTCGGCCTGCACCGGCTCGGGCGGGTTCAGCTGGTAGAGGTTCTGGCGCGCGTCGGCGAAGTAGACGTCCTCGTCCACGACGCCGATCCCTTCGAGGCGTTCGAGCGCGTACCGGACCGTCCGTGCGGAGAGCATCGACTCCTCGACGATCCCTTTCTGCGTCAGCGGACCGTCGTACTCGAGTACTTTGAACACGAGCTTGGCGCTTGGTGGGAGGTCGTCGAGAACCTCCTCGTCTGTGTCGGTCATCGTTTCGGATCGAAACCGCGCATGGCCATAAATCTTCGTGGACTGGTGACGCGGACCAGCGTCGCTTGGGTGCAAGCGAACCCCTTTTGTCGGCGCGTCACGGAGTCGTTCCCATGGCTACGGAGAGTTCTCGCGGGCTTTCGGACCACGTCCGCGGGGTGACCGTCACGACCCTCGCCTGTCTGTCCGGCGTGGCCGCGACCGTCGTGAGCGCGATGGTGTTGGGGACCGATCCCGCCTCGATCGGGCTGACCACCCAGCTGGCGGTCGTCGCGGCGTTCGTGATCGTCCAGCAGCCGATCCTCTACGCGATCGGCGTCGACGTCGGCGACTTCGGGATCAAGGACAACCTCTACGTCGGGTTCATGACGTTCGCGCTCTGGTTCCTGAGCTACACCGTCGTGCTCTCGACCGGAGTGAGCTTCTGATGTCCAGCGACAGTATCGCGGTCGTGGATCTGGACCGCTGCCAGCCCGACCGATGCAACTACGAGTGTAAGAACTTCTGCCCGCCCAACCGGACCGGGAAGGAGTGCATCACGCTCCGCGGCGAGGACGCCGAGGAGGGAGACCCCGACCAGGTCCACATCTCCGAGGAGATCTGTCTGGGCGAGAGCTGTGGGATCTGCGTCGAGAAATGCCCCTTCGACGCGATCGAGATCCTGAACCTCCCCAGCGAACTCGACGAGGAGCCGGTCCACCGCTACGGCGACAACGCCTTTGCGCTGTACGGGCTCCCCACCCCCGAGCCCGGGAAGGTGACGGGGATGCTCGGCCCGAACGGGATCGGGAAGTCGACCGCCGTCCACGCGTTGGCCGGCGAGATGACGCCGAACCTCGGCGAGTTCGAGGACGAGCCCGGCTGGGAGTCGGTGCTCGACCGCTACCGGGGCACGGAGCTCCAGAGCTACCTCGAACAGCTGATCGACGGCGAGATCGAGGTCGCGCGCAAGCCCCAGTACGTCGACCAGATCCCCAAGCAGTTCGACGGCGAGGTACGCCAACTGCTCGAACAGACCGACGAACGGGACGAGCTCGACTACCTCGTCGACGAACTGTCGATCCGGCCGGTGATGGAGCAGGACATCGACTCGATCTCCGGCGGCGAGCTCCAGCGCGTCGCGCTCGCGGCGACGCTGGCTCGTGACGTCGACTTCTACTTCCTCGACGAGATCACCCCCTACCTCGACATCAGCCAGCGGATGACCGCCGCGCGGCTGATCCGCGAGCTCGCCGACGACGGCGAGCGGTCGATGCTCGTCGTCGAGCACGACCTCGCGATCCTCGACCTGCTGGCGGACACGCTCCACGTCACCTACGGGGAGCCGGGAGCGTACGGTGTCGTCACGGACCCCAAATCGGTCCGCAACGGCATCAACGAGTACCTCTCGGGCTACCTCGATAACGAGAACATGCGCATCCGGCCGGAGGAGATCACGTTCGAGCAGCACGCGCCGCGGAAGGCGACGACCGGCCAGCCGCTGATCGAGTACCCCGACCTGCAGAAGTCCTACGGCGAGGGGGAGTTCTCGCTTTCCGTCGAGAGCGGCACCATCTACGAGTCAGAAGTGCTGGGCGTCGTCGGCCCGAACGGGATCGGGAAGTCGACGCTGGCGAAGATGTTCACCGGAGACTTGGAGCCCGAGGAGGGCGGTCTCGACACGCGGCTGGACATCGCGTACAAGCCCCAGTACATCGAGATCGACCAGCCGATGCGCGTCGACGCGTTCCTCTCCTCGATCACCGACCAGTTCGGGAGCTCCTACTGGAACACCGAGATCGCCCAGCCGCTCCAGCTGGAGGGGATCATGGAGCAGAACCTCGACGACCTCTCGGGCGGTGAGCGCCAGCGCGTCGCGATCGCGGCCTGCCTCTCGGAGGACGCCGACCTCTACCTGCTCGACGAGCCCTCCGCACACCTCGACGTGGAGCAGCGCGTTCAGGCGACGTCGGCGATCCGGCGCTACACCGAGAACCACGACGCGACGGCGATGGTGATCGACCACGACATCTACATGATCGACCTGCTGTCGGACCGCCTGATGGTGTTCGACGGCGAGCCCGCCGAGCATGGGACTGCTCGCCCGCCCCAGGAGATGCGCGCGGGGATGAACGATTTCCTCGCGGATCTGGACATCACGTTCCGCCGCGACGAGCGGACGGGCCGGCCGCGTATTAATAAACCGGGGAGCCAGAAGGACCGCGAGCAGAAGCGGGAAGGCGAGTACT
It encodes the following:
- a CDS encoding ArsR family transcriptional regulator, with protein sequence MTDTDEEVLDDLPPSAKLVFKVLEYDGPLTQKGIVEESMLSARTVRYALERLEGIGVVDEDVYFADARQNLYQLNPPEPVQADGGAEACSGQAD
- a CDS encoding ribosome biogenesis/translation initiation ATPase RLI; translation: MSSDSIAVVDLDRCQPDRCNYECKNFCPPNRTGKECITLRGEDAEEGDPDQVHISEEICLGESCGICVEKCPFDAIEILNLPSELDEEPVHRYGDNAFALYGLPTPEPGKVTGMLGPNGIGKSTAVHALAGEMTPNLGEFEDEPGWESVLDRYRGTELQSYLEQLIDGEIEVARKPQYVDQIPKQFDGEVRQLLEQTDERDELDYLVDELSIRPVMEQDIDSISGGELQRVALAATLARDVDFYFLDEITPYLDISQRMTAARLIRELADDGERSMLVVEHDLAILDLLADTLHVTYGEPGAYGVVTDPKSVRNGINEYLSGYLDNENMRIRPEEITFEQHAPRKATTGQPLIEYPDLQKSYGEGEFSLSVESGTIYESEVLGVVGPNGIGKSTLAKMFTGDLEPEEGGLDTRLDIAYKPQYIEIDQPMRVDAFLSSITDQFGSSYWNTEIAQPLQLEGIMEQNLDDLSGGERQRVAIAACLSEDADLYLLDEPSAHLDVEQRVQATSAIRRYTENHDATAMVIDHDIYMIDLLSDRLMVFDGEPAEHGTARPPQEMRAGMNDFLADLDITFRRDERTGRPRINKPGSQKDREQKREGEYYYSG